The Solibacillus sp. FSL R7-0682 genome includes a window with the following:
- a CDS encoding acyl-CoA dehydrogenase family protein, giving the protein MQVLANDQKKRSNFYTHDETLHQLLEDKLQNSLHTYAEEKLSAFGALCAGPIDVRAKVTDREGEPRLKRYDAYGEEISEVIVNEGYKQTITETYKTGIVGYVHKPIPELGEKGNYVYSFAQGYLLSQAEPGFYCPVTLTMATAYLLDHYADDEVKHRFLPHVCATGDVELFEGATFLTERQGGSDVGANVVEARLENGAWRLYGEKYFASNAGMCGVAMVLARQVGDQFGGSKGLTLFAVPWRNEEGVLNHITVRRLKDKLGVRAVPSGEVVFEGAEAFVVGDPSKGIYYMLEALNLSRICNATASVGIMKRAYEEALYYTQGRIAFGQSLVEFPMVQETLGTLQAKWHASLIALFDLIERYDDITHGVASAEEQLLVRLLIALVKKETAEASIHFAHEAIELHGGNGYIEDFVTPRLLRDAQVLTVWEGTANILAHELIRLVQKNAHVVLLQELQQTKHPYLQQRVAQLEGLLMNFTQLSVETQTIEAKSLMKEMAQLYEAVSAVKHGEKFNNREKRLAEIYIEHTWQNRTFGEIPLAVKYFEEVCL; this is encoded by the coding sequence ATGCAAGTATTAGCCAATGATCAAAAAAAACGAAGTAATTTTTATACACATGATGAAACACTTCATCAACTTTTAGAAGATAAACTTCAAAATTCATTGCATACGTATGCAGAGGAGAAGCTTTCAGCATTCGGTGCACTTTGTGCAGGACCAATCGATGTGCGTGCGAAAGTGACAGACCGTGAAGGAGAACCACGATTAAAGCGATACGATGCATATGGTGAAGAGATTAGTGAAGTCATAGTAAATGAGGGGTATAAGCAAACAATTACCGAAACGTATAAGACAGGGATTGTTGGCTATGTGCATAAGCCTATTCCAGAGCTTGGTGAGAAAGGGAACTATGTGTATAGTTTTGCGCAAGGCTATCTTCTTTCACAGGCGGAACCAGGGTTTTATTGTCCTGTTACATTAACAATGGCAACAGCATATTTACTCGATCACTATGCAGATGATGAAGTGAAACATCGCTTCCTACCACATGTTTGTGCGACGGGTGATGTGGAATTATTTGAAGGAGCTACATTTTTAACAGAGCGGCAAGGCGGCTCTGATGTTGGGGCGAATGTTGTTGAAGCACGACTAGAAAATGGAGCATGGCGTCTTTATGGAGAAAAATATTTCGCATCGAATGCCGGAATGTGCGGTGTAGCGATGGTGTTAGCTCGTCAAGTGGGTGACCAATTTGGGGGCTCCAAAGGGTTAACTTTATTTGCTGTACCATGGCGCAATGAGGAAGGTGTGCTTAATCACATAACAGTCCGTCGGTTAAAGGATAAACTGGGTGTAAGAGCTGTTCCTTCAGGGGAAGTTGTATTTGAAGGAGCAGAGGCATTTGTAGTTGGTGACCCATCAAAAGGTATTTATTACATGTTGGAAGCATTAAACTTATCACGAATTTGCAATGCTACTGCTTCTGTTGGCATTATGAAACGTGCATATGAGGAGGCACTCTATTATACACAAGGACGAATTGCATTTGGCCAATCGCTTGTAGAATTTCCAATGGTTCAAGAAACATTGGGCACCTTACAGGCAAAATGGCATGCATCATTAATTGCGTTATTTGATTTAATTGAACGTTATGATGATATTACACATGGCGTAGCTTCTGCTGAGGAGCAATTACTTGTAAGGCTATTAATTGCACTTGTAAAAAAGGAGACAGCTGAGGCATCGATCCATTTTGCGCATGAGGCTATCGAGTTACACGGTGGAAACGGGTATATTGAAGATTTTGTTACACCGAGGCTACTTCGAGATGCACAAGTGCTCACAGTGTGGGAAGGTACTGCAAATATTTTAGCTCATGAGCTTATACGACTTGTGCAAAAAAATGCACATGTAGTTTTGTTACAAGAGCTTCAGCAAACAAAACATCCATATTTACAGCAACGTGTTGCGCAATTAGAAGGATTACTCATGAATTTTACTCAGCTTTCTGTAGAAACACAGACAATTGAGGCGAAGTCACTTATGAAGGAAATGGCACAGTTATATGAAGCTGTTAGCGCGGTTAAACATGGAGAGAAATTTAATAATCGTGAAAAAAGGCTAGCTGAAATTTATATTGAACACACTTGGCAAAACCGCACATTTGGGGAAATTCCATTAGCAGTTAAGTATTTTGAAGAGGTTTGTCTATAA
- a CDS encoding cupin domain-containing protein yields the protein MYYSYGYPYQYSAYQNMPINPYGGTPAYMPYPTGVNPTNPYNWHGDSTSNQGMVLKDYGKNPFVINIEEATKRNNTYRTALWTGDHLQLTLMSINPGEDIGLEVHPHVDQFIRIEQGQGIVQMGKSKDHLNFRQMVFEDFAIFVPAGTWHNVTNTGNSPIKLYTIYAPPNHPFGTVQPTKASVKFVEPRS from the coding sequence ATGTATTATTCTTATGGGTATCCGTATCAGTATTCTGCATATCAAAATATGCCGATAAATCCATACGGTGGAACACCAGCTTACATGCCATATCCAACAGGTGTCAATCCAACAAATCCATATAATTGGCACGGAGATTCCACAAGCAATCAGGGCATGGTGCTAAAAGATTATGGGAAAAATCCGTTTGTCATAAATATTGAAGAAGCAACAAAGCGAAACAATACGTATCGAACGGCTTTATGGACCGGAGATCATTTACAACTTACATTAATGAGTATTAATCCCGGAGAAGATATTGGACTAGAAGTGCATCCTCATGTCGATCAATTTATTCGGATTGAACAAGGTCAAGGTATTGTGCAAATGGGGAAAAGTAAAGATCATTTAAACTTCAGACAAATGGTTTTTGAAGACTTTGCAATTTTTGTACCTGCTGGCACTTGGCATAATGTAACGAATACAGGGAATAGCCCTATAAAACTTTATACGATCTATGCCCCTCCTAATCATCCATTTGGGACTGTTCAACCTACAAAAGCGAGTGTCAAGTTTGTGGAACCAAGGTCATAG
- a CDS encoding YeeE/YedE family protein: MLQMAITGIICGALLGFVMQRGRFCLTGGFRDMFIAKDNRMFYALLVAIAVQAVGVFLLIEFNVFAYTAGQFTLWATIIGAFIFGIGIILAGGCATGTWYRAGEGLIGSWIALAFYMLMAAIMKSGPLAQFTVDARTPVVGTDSIAATFGINIWFLVIPFVALVAFIVYRELKKPRVKIPSLKPKKTGLAHILFEKRWNPFVTATLIGLIATLAWPLSAMSGRIFGLGITTPSANILQFLVTGNLDIINWGVFLVLGIFFGSYFAAKMSGEFRLRTPDTKTVVRSSSGGLLMGFGASLAGGCSIGNGLVMTSMMTWSGWVALLFMILGTWTASYFVFVRPAKARAATRS, from the coding sequence TTGTTACAAATGGCGATTACAGGTATCATTTGTGGTGCCTTACTAGGATTTGTGATGCAGCGCGGTCGTTTCTGCTTAACAGGCGGATTCCGTGACATGTTTATCGCAAAAGATAACCGTATGTTCTACGCTTTGCTTGTGGCAATCGCAGTACAGGCAGTAGGCGTATTTTTATTGATTGAATTTAATGTATTTGCCTATACAGCTGGTCAATTTACTTTATGGGCGACAATTATTGGCGCGTTCATTTTTGGTATTGGTATTATTTTAGCTGGAGGGTGTGCGACTGGTACATGGTATCGTGCAGGTGAAGGTCTTATAGGTAGCTGGATTGCACTAGCATTTTATATGCTAATGGCTGCGATTATGAAATCTGGCCCTCTTGCGCAATTTACTGTTGATGCACGAACTCCTGTAGTAGGGACGGACTCTATTGCAGCTACGTTTGGCATTAACATTTGGTTTTTAGTCATTCCATTCGTGGCGCTCGTAGCGTTCATTGTATACCGGGAGCTGAAGAAGCCACGTGTTAAAATCCCATCGTTAAAGCCGAAGAAAACAGGCTTAGCACATATTTTATTTGAAAAACGTTGGAATCCTTTTGTGACAGCCACTTTAATTGGTTTAATTGCAACATTAGCTTGGCCATTAAGTGCTATGTCAGGGCGTATTTTCGGTTTAGGTATTACAACGCCTTCAGCAAATATTTTACAATTTTTAGTAACTGGTAATCTAGATATTATTAACTGGGGTGTATTTTTAGTACTAGGGATTTTCTTCGGCTCATATTTTGCAGCGAAGATGAGCGGTGAGTTCCGTTTACGTACACCAGATACGAAAACTGTAGTACGTAGTTCTAGTGGTGGTTTACTAATGGGCTTCGGTGCAAGCTTAGCTGGTGGTTGCTCGATTGGTAATGGATTAGTAATGACTTCTATGATGACTTGGTCTGGATGGGTAGCTTTACTATTTATGATTTTAGGAACTTGGACAGCATCGTATTTTGTATTTGTCCGACCTGCGAAAGCTCGTGCAGCAACACGAAGCTAA
- a CDS encoding sulfurtransferase TusA family protein, giving the protein MKKTLEVLGMVCPFPLIEAKEAIKELNSGDELEVQFDCTQGTESIPRWAAEDGHEVTAYEQLGEASWTITIKKK; this is encoded by the coding sequence ATGAAAAAAACGTTAGAAGTATTAGGAATGGTTTGCCCGTTTCCATTAATTGAAGCAAAAGAAGCGATTAAAGAGTTAAACTCAGGTGATGAGTTAGAAGTACAGTTTGATTGCACACAAGGAACAGAATCAATTCCTCGCTGGGCAGCAGAAGATGGGCATGAAGTAACGGCTTATGAGCAATTAGGCGAAGCTTCATGGACAATTACAATTAAAAAGAAATAA